A single genomic interval of Koleobacter methoxysyntrophicus harbors:
- a CDS encoding prepilin peptidase translates to MTLILLFVLGTVIGSFINVCIYRIPRNKSVVSMPSFCPECGKRLKPYELIPIISYIIQGGKCRGCGKTISVRYPLVELSCGALPFLLLLKFPPGANFFIITALLYLMVVVTFIDMEFMIIPDSLILVGLLLGGLYTIFVWRSPIQPLLGMVTGSGLLFSIAILWKGGMGEGDVKYMGVLGIYLGFKLTILSLFLSFLLGAVIGIVLILSGKKGRRDMIPFGPFLSAAAFISILWGEGISNWYLDFLVM, encoded by the coding sequence ATGACCCTTATACTGCTTTTCGTTTTGGGAACCGTAATAGGCAGCTTTATAAATGTATGCATATACAGAATCCCCAGGAATAAGTCAGTCGTATCCATGCCTTCTTTTTGCCCTGAATGCGGTAAACGGCTTAAACCTTATGAATTGATTCCCATTATCAGTTATATTATCCAGGGAGGAAAATGCAGGGGGTGCGGAAAGACTATATCTGTAAGGTATCCGTTGGTTGAACTCTCGTGTGGAGCGCTTCCATTTTTGCTCCTTTTAAAGTTCCCGCCGGGGGCTAATTTCTTTATTATTACAGCCCTTCTATACCTTATGGTTGTGGTAACTTTTATAGATATGGAGTTTATGATTATTCCCGATTCTTTAATCCTAGTCGGGCTGCTCTTAGGAGGATTATATACTATATTTGTATGGCGGTCCCCTATCCAGCCCCTTTTAGGGATGGTGACAGGAAGCGGTCTTTTGTTTTCGATTGCTATTCTCTGGAAGGGAGGAATGGGGGAAGGGGATGTGAAGTATATGGGGGTTTTAGGTATTTATCTTGGTTTTAAGCTGACCATCCTCAGCCTGTTTTTATCTTTTTTATTGGGGGCTGTTATAGGGATCGTATTAATCCTATCAGGCAAAAAGGGGAGGAGGGATATGATTCCCTTTGGGCCTTTTTTGTCAGCAGCAGCATTTATATCCATATTATGGGGTGAGGGGATTTCAAATTGGTACCTGGACTTTTTAGTGATGTAA
- a CDS encoding GspH/FimT family pseudopilin, with protein MVPGLFSDVKSYGSNMKTQPGFTLIELVLTICILGFLVSIVIPNFKGTLEDYRLRNAAMEIASEIRLIQQRAISEGDIFKIIFDLNNRDRYHVARGTRILKTAYLPDGVILEGTSLGGGHQMVFTESGAPIPAGSITLKNKRGERRYVIVAVATGRVRISKNPPD; from the coding sequence TTGGTACCTGGACTTTTTAGTGATGTAAAAAGCTATGGGAGCAATATGAAAACCCAACCGGGTTTTACCCTGATAGAGCTGGTATTAACTATATGCATATTGGGGTTCCTTGTTTCTATTGTTATCCCTAACTTTAAAGGAACCCTTGAAGATTATCGACTGAGAAATGCGGCGATGGAAATTGCTTCAGAAATTCGTCTCATCCAGCAGAGGGCCATTTCAGAAGGGGATATTTTTAAAATCATATTTGATTTGAACAATAGAGACCGCTATCACGTTGCCCGGGGAACCAGGATTCTAAAAACTGCATACCTACCTGACGGAGTTATCCTGGAAGGAACCAGCCTGGGCGGCGGACATCAGATGGTCTTTACCGAATCGGGGGCTCCGATCCCTGCAGGGAGCATTACTCTCAAGAACAAAAGAGGGGAAAGGCGATATGTCATTGTGGCTGTGGCAACAGGAAGGGTAAGAATAAGTAAAAACCCACCTGATTAG
- a CDS encoding type IV pilus modification PilV family protein, with protein MKFPDWKNGFTLVEIIVCVALLGIIAAPLLGLLSYTLGSLSYAREETTAVNLARELMEDIKGKPFSTIINYDNYREDPVHGFSDFSRKVNIRELKADLLEITITVSWKQHKVELVSLRGNL; from the coding sequence ATGAAATTTCCCGACTGGAAAAACGGTTTTACCCTGGTAGAAATAATTGTATGTGTAGCCCTTTTGGGGATTATTGCAGCACCCTTACTGGGCCTCCTTTCATATACCCTCGGTTCTTTATCCTATGCAAGGGAAGAGACCACTGCCGTTAACCTGGCCAGGGAGTTGATGGAAGATATTAAAGGGAAGCCCTTCAGCACCATTATTAACTATGACAATTATAGGGAAGATCCGGTTCATGGTTTTTCAGATTTTTCCAGGAAAGTTAATATAAGGGAGTTGAAAGCCGACCTGCTGGAGATAACAATAACGGTGTCATGGAAACAGCATAAGGTTGAACTGGTATCCTTAAGGGGTAATTTATGA
- a CDS encoding PilW family protein, whose amino-acid sequence MMTANGTRCNRGNNRRCVLTGFSFKTGQKGVTLIELVLTVGLMSLITALLFFVYSAGVKTWELGDAQSEMVQNARIAMERLISAIRKGRYVEVVSPSEIKITMPFGDEITYYLLGDQLIRKRAGGANPVAGKITELKFSRDESGLIQVYLKVENRGTSAVLRSKAKPRGL is encoded by the coding sequence ATGATGACGGCAAACGGGACAAGATGTAATCGTGGAAATAATAGGAGATGCGTGTTAACGGGCTTTTCTTTTAAAACGGGACAGAAAGGTGTCACCCTGATTGAACTGGTGCTGACAGTAGGCTTGATGTCCCTGATTACAGCCCTCCTATTTTTCGTGTATTCAGCAGGTGTCAAAACGTGGGAATTAGGGGATGCTCAATCGGAAATGGTACAAAATGCACGGATAGCAATGGAACGGCTCATCTCGGCAATAAGAAAGGGAAGGTACGTTGAAGTAGTATCACCCAGTGAGATAAAGATTACTATGCCATTTGGGGATGAGATAACCTATTATCTTCTAGGAGATCAGCTTATAAGAAAAAGGGCCGGGGGTGCAAACCCCGTAGCCGGTAAGATTACGGAGCTGAAATTTTCCCGGGACGAAAGCGGACTGATTCAGGTATATCTTAAAGTAGAAAACCGGGGGACTTCAGCCGTTCTAAGGTCAAAAGCAAAACCCAGAGGATTGTGA
- a CDS encoding pilus assembly PilX family protein — protein MKTLKNEEGSVLLILVFIVVIISLLGLTAAALSVNELKMVSAQRDAVKALYASEGGIERALVDLKQHPFLWDSYWQGVAGKEQSLGDGAYILELNSLGSGLIEVISTGRVRKAKKIIKAVVRVSTVNPVFEYALFCDNSFTAEGFFSAEGNIHINGSVDAEGHRGVIRGDLHYTGELMHGDDLNITGGVFTSEKIVLPVPDKTFYREMALNEGELIEGSIFWEQGKTINGFVYITGSLKASRFISGSGVIFAEGDIELTGDVLGSDNSPIVIIAEGNIEIKGEHDITGIVYSRSKFSVSSKTSVRGSLVMREHERNEELQFTVLHRGEMVQKAAAYLPGSGETRVILLSWEEMGGFY, from the coding sequence ATGAAAACCTTAAAAAATGAAGAAGGTTCTGTCCTGCTGATTCTCGTTTTTATTGTTGTAATAATTTCCCTTTTAGGATTAACGGCGGCAGCCCTTTCCGTAAACGAGCTGAAAATGGTTTCTGCCCAGAGGGATGCGGTGAAAGCATTATATGCATCAGAAGGAGGCATCGAAAGGGCCCTAGTAGATTTGAAACAACACCCTTTCCTGTGGGACAGCTACTGGCAGGGAGTTGCTGGAAAGGAACAATCTCTGGGAGATGGGGCGTACATTTTAGAATTGAATTCATTAGGAAGCGGCTTAATTGAAGTCATCTCTACCGGGAGAGTAAGAAAGGCGAAAAAGATTATAAAGGCTGTCGTTCGGGTATCTACCGTAAATCCGGTTTTTGAATACGCCCTTTTCTGTGATAATTCCTTTACCGCAGAAGGTTTTTTCTCGGCAGAGGGGAACATTCACATTAACGGTTCTGTAGATGCGGAAGGTCATAGAGGCGTTATAAGAGGTGATCTGCATTATACGGGAGAGCTGATGCATGGGGATGATTTAAATATAACCGGTGGGGTTTTTACTTCAGAAAAAATTGTATTACCGGTTCCTGATAAAACCTTTTATCGGGAAATGGCCTTAAATGAAGGGGAATTAATTGAAGGCAGTATCTTCTGGGAACAGGGGAAGACGATAAACGGATTTGTATATATAACAGGCAGCCTTAAAGCAAGCCGGTTTATTTCGGGAAGCGGGGTGATTTTTGCCGAGGGAGACATTGAATTAACAGGTGATGTCCTCGGAAGCGATAACAGCCCCATAGTCATAATAGCAGAAGGGAATATTGAGATAAAGGGTGAGCATGATATAACGGGAATCGTATATTCCCGTTCAAAGTTTTCTGTTTCTTCGAAAACTTCTGTTAGGGGCAGTCTTGTTATGAGAGAGCATGAAAGGAATGAAGAATTGCAGTTTACAGTACTCCATAGGGGAGAGATGGTCCAGAAGGCAGCAGCCTATTTGCCCGGTTCAGGGGAAACAAGGGTTATCCTGCTTTCATGGGAGGAAATGGGCGGTTTTTATTAG
- a CDS encoding late competence development ComFB family protein: MELKNYMEDLVLMKIDEVLKDQKVCRCERCRMDIAAIALNNLPPKYYVTRRGEVYSRATSFNVQFEADVVAAILKAVKQVSGRPHHDRIDD; encoded by the coding sequence ATGGAACTTAAAAATTATATGGAAGACCTGGTGCTTATGAAAATCGATGAAGTCCTAAAAGACCAGAAGGTGTGCAGATGTGAAAGGTGCAGAATGGATATTGCTGCAATAGCCTTAAACAACCTGCCGCCGAAATATTATGTAACCCGCAGGGGTGAAGTATATTCAAGGGCTACTTCATTTAATGTACAGTTTGAAGCCGATGTGGTTGCCGCTATTCTTAAAGCAGTAAAGCAGGTTTCCGGCAGACCCCATCACGACCGAATAGATGACTAG
- the pilM gene encoding type IV pilus biogenesis protein PilM, whose translation MWWRSSIGLDIDIKYIKALQLERKKGKNFVRYGITPTPPGAIIEGKACNIALLSEAIKNLIKDNKFKGKKVIASLPDNAVTLRYIYLPVMTEKELAEAVKWESMDYFPESKGNISLDYKVLEFIQRGYVSNVEREMRVLLAAVEEDLVMGYIEALQNSGLYPVAIEPSPVSIWRGTGRYLKKPTAVIDMEGGIVNVTLIKEGFLHSSRLIPGIFSGMDDIGYITREIGRFLDFYRSQNRGRGIEDIVLAGEASCLPAFSHAVTELTGLKVLDPDILRDFNTAEGNPGDFKTDRSFLFTTFGLSLRRRGSS comes from the coding sequence GTGTGGTGGAGGTCTTCGATAGGTCTGGACATAGATATAAAGTATATTAAGGCCCTTCAGCTGGAACGGAAGAAAGGAAAGAATTTTGTAAGATATGGGATTACACCAACACCGCCCGGTGCAATAATAGAGGGAAAGGCATGTAACATAGCACTGCTGTCAGAGGCCATTAAGAATTTAATAAAGGATAATAAATTTAAGGGTAAAAAGGTTATTGCATCTCTTCCCGACAATGCCGTTACATTAAGGTATATTTACCTCCCTGTGATGACGGAAAAGGAACTGGCAGAAGCCGTAAAATGGGAATCAATGGATTATTTTCCGGAATCTAAAGGAAATATATCCCTGGATTATAAGGTACTTGAATTCATCCAGAGGGGATACGTCTCCAACGTAGAACGGGAGATGAGGGTTCTTTTGGCTGCTGTAGAAGAGGATTTAGTAATGGGATATATTGAAGCATTACAGAATTCGGGGCTTTACCCCGTTGCCATTGAACCATCTCCCGTCAGCATATGGCGAGGTACGGGACGGTATCTAAAAAAGCCGACAGCTGTCATAGATATGGAGGGCGGAATAGTAAATGTTACCCTCATAAAAGAAGGCTTCCTTCACTCCAGCAGGCTGATTCCCGGAATATTTAGCGGTATGGACGACATAGGCTATATAACCCGGGAAATCGGCAGGTTTCTCGATTTCTACAGGTCCCAAAATAGAGGTAGGGGAATTGAAGACATAGTGCTGGCAGGAGAAGCTTCCTGTTTACCGGCTTTTTCCCATGCCGTTACGGAATTGACGGGGTTAAAGGTCCTTGATCCAGATATTCTAAGGGATTTTAATACTGCAGAGGGAAATCCCGGGGATTTTAAGACCGATCGTTCTTTTTTATTTACGACCTTCGGCCTTTCCCTTAGAAGGAGGGGGTCTTCCTGA
- a CDS encoding PilN domain-containing protein, which produces MLESEISVRLRVLQDLNEQAGVFISFLEEEKEISRSIGEIEKEISLILTLKDQGIQGSRIMKEISAVVPSDVKLTQLSVSEEKGLVISGITESNSSIAQFMVNLENSRYFEEIRLSYIKREDNKGETDTLLFELAGELEGRD; this is translated from the coding sequence ATGCTTGAATCAGAGATTTCAGTGAGATTAAGGGTGTTACAGGACTTAAATGAGCAGGCCGGTGTTTTTATTTCCTTTTTAGAGGAAGAAAAGGAAATCAGCCGATCTATTGGGGAAATAGAAAAAGAGATTTCACTGATTCTAACCCTTAAGGACCAGGGCATCCAGGGGAGCAGGATTATGAAGGAAATATCAGCTGTCGTCCCATCAGATGTTAAATTGACCCAACTGTCTGTCAGCGAAGAAAAGGGTCTGGTTATTTCGGGAATAACGGAGTCTAATTCATCCATAGCACAGTTTATGGTAAACTTAGAAAACTCCCGTTATTTTGAGGAAATCAGGCTCAGCTATATCAAAAGGGAAGATAATAAAGGAGAAACCGATACCCTTTTATTTGAGCTAGCGGGGGAACTGGAAGGAAGGGATTGA
- a CDS encoding type 4a pilus biogenesis protein PilO: MKVKLKGRERNLVIFLAAVMLFFSYYSFLIRPRLSKIQELDREILQVKTELQQGQKAKEAVIFKKQEFSIKKENLEHLKDAVSENLGIPEIIADIEQTMNNCRIVEDYLIPGTVSYDESTACYSIPIRLGFTGEYRDMTSFLEALEGKRRLINIKEVHIKRDEQVFTPSKPLKGEVVMLIYAYTDRENPSNMPEPFLKGSFGKEAPFR; this comes from the coding sequence TTGAAGGTCAAACTAAAGGGTAGAGAAAGAAACCTTGTAATATTTCTGGCTGCTGTTATGCTGTTTTTTTCCTATTATTCCTTCCTCATACGACCCCGGTTGAGCAAAATACAGGAACTGGATAGAGAGATATTACAGGTAAAAACTGAGCTGCAGCAGGGGCAGAAGGCTAAAGAGGCAGTTATTTTCAAGAAACAGGAATTTTCTATAAAAAAAGAAAATCTGGAGCATCTAAAGGATGCCGTCTCTGAAAACTTGGGGATACCGGAAATTATTGCCGATATAGAACAAACTATGAATAATTGTAGAATTGTTGAAGATTACCTCATTCCCGGAACCGTTAGTTATGATGAGTCAACAGCCTGTTATTCCATCCCTATAAGACTGGGGTTCACAGGTGAATACCGGGATATGACCTCATTTTTAGAAGCCCTGGAGGGGAAGCGGAGATTAATAAATATTAAGGAAGTTCATATTAAAAGGGACGAACAGGTATTTACCCCTAGCAAACCCCTGAAGGGTGAGGTGGTAATGCTGATATATGCCTATACAGATAGGGAAAATCCTTCGAATATGCCGGAACCTTTTTTAAAGGGTAGTTTTGGTAAAGAGGCCCCTTTTAGGTAA
- a CDS encoding shikimate kinase gives MKNKNIVLTGFMGTGKTTAGKIIAGELSMEFIDTDKEIEKRAEESIQELFEHYGEEYFRDLEEEIVEAVSSRENAVIATGGGVILRDKNVKHLKKNGVIFLLTADFQEILKRLDNCNTRPLLKKGKDELLKLMEMRNERYIKTADFIVETTGKTPFYVAREIIDIFKRIV, from the coding sequence ATGAAAAATAAAAACATAGTGTTAACGGGATTCATGGGGACGGGGAAGACAACGGCAGGAAAGATTATAGCAGGGGAACTTTCTATGGAATTCATTGATACGGATAAAGAGATCGAGAAACGGGCAGAAGAGAGCATTCAGGAGCTCTTCGAACATTACGGGGAGGAATATTTCAGGGATTTAGAAGAAGAAATTGTAGAGGCGGTATCCAGCAGAGAGAATGCTGTTATAGCAACTGGGGGCGGAGTCATCCTCAGGGATAAAAATGTTAAGCATCTCAAAAAAAACGGTGTTATCTTCCTGCTTACGGCCGATTTTCAGGAAATCCTCAAAAGGCTGGATAATTGCAATACAAGACCGCTTTTAAAGAAGGGAAAGGATGAATTATTGAAACTTATGGAGATGAGGAATGAACGCTATATTAAAACTGCTGATTTTATCGTGGAAACCACGGGCAAAACACCTTTTTATGTAGCCCGGGAAATAATCGACATTTTTAAAAGAATAGTATAG
- the hprK gene encoding HPr(Ser) kinase/phosphatase → MGKISLGRIIEKMTLEILVCGETLPDISVSDLNRPGLELAGFFEYFAFERIQIMGMTEISFIKGLSAEVRKERIGKLLSYELPCIIITRNQEPPVELLELAREKKRWLLRTTQATTRFISRLTNFLESELAPRTTVHGVLMDIYGVGVLLQGESGIGKSETAVELIKRGHRLVADDVVEIKQVAKNVLVGMAPELIKYYIEVRGLGIIDVKTIFGAGAVRDDIRIDLVLNVVEWDKFREFDRLGIREEKTTILDSAVPLKTIPIRPGRNLAAIIEVAAMNHRLIEMGYNAALQFSRRVYDKTSKKSNEEDKSLK, encoded by the coding sequence TTGGGAAAAATAAGTCTGGGTAGAATAATCGAAAAGATGACTTTAGAGATTCTTGTATGCGGTGAAACTTTACCTGATATCTCTGTAAGTGATTTAAACAGACCGGGTCTTGAACTGGCAGGGTTTTTTGAATATTTTGCATTCGAACGAATCCAGATCATGGGGATGACCGAGATTTCCTTTATAAAGGGTTTATCTGCTGAGGTCAGAAAGGAACGTATTGGAAAGCTGCTGTCATATGAACTGCCGTGTATTATAATTACAAGGAATCAAGAGCCTCCAGTAGAGCTTCTGGAACTGGCACGAGAGAAAAAGAGATGGTTATTAAGAACCACGCAAGCTACCACCAGATTTATCAGCAGATTGACTAACTTCCTTGAGAGCGAACTGGCACCCAGAACTACCGTTCACGGAGTCCTGATGGATATCTACGGGGTTGGGGTGCTGCTCCAAGGGGAAAGCGGTATAGGAAAGAGTGAAACGGCAGTGGAGCTTATCAAAAGGGGCCATCGCCTGGTGGCTGATGATGTGGTGGAAATAAAACAAGTAGCGAAAAATGTCTTAGTAGGTATGGCACCGGAGTTGATTAAATATTATATAGAAGTGAGAGGCCTTGGAATAATCGATGTTAAGACTATTTTTGGCGCCGGGGCGGTAAGGGATGACATCAGGATCGATTTAGTGTTAAATGTCGTAGAATGGGATAAGTTTAGGGAATTCGACCGATTGGGAATCCGAGAAGAAAAGACGACTATCCTGGATTCAGCGGTACCTCTCAAAACAATACCTATACGGCCGGGTAGAAACCTGGCTGCTATTATAGAGGTTGCTGCTATGAACCATAGATTAATAGAAATGGGTTACAATGCCGCACTGCAATTCAGCCGCCGGGTTTATGACAAAACATCAAAAAAGAGTAATGAAGAAGATAAAAGTTTGAAATAA
- a CDS encoding DHA2 family efflux MFS transporter permease subunit, producing the protein MADRSATAGEELKVLKSPNLILGTLLLGVVLSLLNSSMVNVALNSIMEDLNIDVDKITWIITIYLLTYTVIMPIYGKLGDMFGHRKVYLFGLSLFVTGSILCSISRSFPLLLFSRFIQASGAASINPMSLAIITHVFPADRRGQAMGFWGAAIGAGSALGPSLGGFLIDLGGWNTIFIANVPIGLIALISAYMTLPKVKPQRVFERIDILGAGLMILSITSLLLGLTYGESIGWTSLTVLFLFSVSLIAVIFFIYRETRISTPLVDLTLMLNRTFSSTVLVSFIQMSTMISSSILMPLYLQRVSGFTPSITGMIILFQPFITMLSAPFAGKLVDKFGSRLPVIIGILAIIFSMFFLSMIGGDTSYVYIITFTGLFGLGNGFCSSPLAAAIVGSVKSDRVGSASGLFNMLRFLGSVFGSTLTGIILKSRADLFSAAAHPHPEAAAIRQLYLLLALINLIALFSSRFIGIEKRREKPERDSLL; encoded by the coding sequence ATGGCTGACCGTTCAGCAACAGCTGGCGAAGAACTGAAAGTATTAAAATCCCCGAATTTGATCTTGGGCACGCTCCTTCTCGGGGTCGTACTGTCTTTGTTAAACAGCAGTATGGTTAATGTAGCCTTAAACTCTATAATGGAAGACCTCAATATAGATGTTGATAAAATTACGTGGATTATAACCATTTATCTCCTGACATATACGGTAATTATGCCAATATACGGAAAGCTAGGAGATATGTTTGGTCATAGGAAAGTATACCTATTCGGGCTGTCCCTGTTTGTTACGGGGTCTATTCTGTGCTCTATCTCACGAAGTTTCCCATTGCTTCTATTTTCTAGATTTATCCAGGCTTCCGGAGCTGCTTCAATCAACCCCATGTCTCTAGCTATTATCACCCACGTCTTTCCTGCCGACAGAAGGGGACAGGCAATGGGGTTTTGGGGTGCAGCAATCGGTGCTGGTTCTGCCCTTGGGCCGTCCCTGGGTGGGTTTTTAATCGACCTGGGCGGATGGAATACTATATTCATCGCAAACGTGCCTATAGGCCTTATCGCCCTTATATCGGCCTACATGACCCTTCCTAAAGTAAAACCCCAGAGGGTTTTCGAAAGGATAGATATTTTAGGGGCAGGATTGATGATACTGAGCATAACCAGCTTGTTGTTGGGATTAACCTATGGAGAAAGCATAGGGTGGACCTCATTAACGGTTTTGTTCCTTTTTTCTGTATCCCTTATTGCTGTAATTTTTTTTATTTACAGAGAAACTCGGATATCCACTCCACTGGTTGATTTAACCCTTATGTTAAATAGGACCTTTTCATCAACTGTGCTGGTAAGTTTTATCCAAATGAGCACAATGATCAGCTCTTCAATTCTCATGCCGCTCTATCTTCAGAGGGTATCGGGTTTTACCCCGTCCATTACCGGTATGATCATTCTCTTCCAACCGTTCATCACTATGCTGTCGGCACCCTTCGCCGGAAAGTTAGTGGACAAGTTTGGCTCAAGGCTGCCGGTTATTATAGGTATCCTCGCAATAATATTTTCGATGTTCTTTTTATCAATGATCGGTGGAGACACTTCTTATGTGTATATAATTACCTTTACAGGTCTTTTCGGGCTGGGCAATGGATTCTGCTCTTCACCCCTGGCCGCAGCAATTGTAGGTTCAGTGAAGTCTGATAGAGTTGGAAGCGCATCAGGCCTTTTCAACATGCTCAGGTTTTTGGGCTCGGTGTTCGGGTCTACCCTTACGGGTATTATTTTGAAGTCGCGGGCAGACCTGTTTTCTGCAGCGGCTCATCCGCACCCCGAAGCTGCCGCTATCCGCCAGCTTTACTTACTGCTGGCCTTGATAAATCTCATTGCCCTGTTTTCTTCACGTTTCATAGGTATAGAAAAAAGAAGGGAAAAACCCGAAAGGGATTCCCTTCTCTAA
- a CDS encoding tRNA lysidine(34) synthetase, whose product MKNSYRKWFLTKVKRAIRDFKMIQKGDRIGVGVSGGKDSITMLFILNLLKKYSHLDFEIHAICLDLGWGADFAPLEEFCKDIGVPLHIEKTDIGPVIFQQRQEKNPCSLCSKMRGGALNNAAKELGCNVVALGHHADDAIETLLLNMVFTGKLSSFQPRIYLDRSGLTLIRPLVYLQERVIRSIVDSENLPVIHNPCPANGNTKRDEVKGLIDAMEQLIPSARENLLTALSNVDLSGLWLKKGEK is encoded by the coding sequence TTGAAGAATTCTTATAGAAAATGGTTCTTAACAAAGGTTAAAAGGGCTATTCGGGATTTTAAAATGATCCAGAAGGGAGATAGGATAGGCGTAGGTGTATCAGGTGGCAAAGATAGCATAACCATGCTGTTTATCCTGAATCTTTTAAAAAAGTATTCCCACCTGGATTTCGAAATACATGCAATCTGTCTTGACCTGGGATGGGGCGCAGATTTTGCCCCTTTAGAGGAGTTCTGCAAGGACATAGGGGTACCCCTTCACATAGAAAAGACAGATATCGGCCCCGTCATATTCCAGCAAAGGCAGGAAAAAAACCCGTGTTCCCTCTGTTCCAAGATGAGGGGCGGAGCCCTAAACAATGCAGCAAAAGAGTTGGGGTGTAATGTTGTGGCACTGGGTCATCATGCCGATGATGCCATCGAAACCCTCCTCCTCAATATGGTATTCACCGGAAAGCTGAGTTCTTTTCAACCCAGGATTTATCTGGACAGATCGGGGCTGACCCTGATAAGGCCCCTTGTTTACCTGCAGGAAAGGGTAATCCGGTCTATAGTAGACTCGGAAAACCTGCCTGTAATACACAACCCCTGCCCCGCCAACGGGAATACAAAAAGGGATGAGGTCAAGGGTCTAATAGATGCAATGGAGCAGTTGATCCCATCTGCAAGGGAAAACCTGCTTACAGCTCTGTCAAATGTTGATCTGTCGGGGTTATGGCTTAAAAAGGGGGAAAAATAA
- a CDS encoding glycosyltransferase family 4 protein produces MKKMHVLFITRPAGGGMKEHIISLINGLDPQKFAIYVAGERDFIQNMNPVNKHITSIPVEIKGDCSPKSDVECIYSLIKLLFKNPFDVVHCHGLKAALLGGIAAGLTGYKNCIYTVHNDVSFDAGQRIKKKGYETAERFSSYFFRYIIAVSEGLKRELTSKRGIPEEKIKVIPNGIDVKRYKTSGNVNRIKEQMGIPKNSRVIGTIARFAPQKDLSTLLRAVSRLISLVPDVRFIMVGDGPLRPQLEKEAENLNIRDKVIFTGYRHDIPKILGIMDVFALSSRTEGMPITVLEAMVMEKAVVATGVGGIPEVVKHGVSGILVNPGDEAALAGGLLRVLNDKELAQALGSAGKKTILERYTVEKMLESTERLYLEIYKETKEKPQQKKKQDGG; encoded by the coding sequence ATGAAAAAGATGCATGTGCTTTTTATCACCAGACCGGCCGGTGGCGGGATGAAAGAACATATAATATCCCTTATAAACGGTCTGGACCCTCAAAAATTTGCCATATATGTGGCAGGTGAAAGGGATTTCATTCAAAACATGAACCCTGTTAATAAACACATAACCTCGATTCCCGTTGAAATAAAGGGTGATTGCTCCCCGAAATCGGACGTAGAATGTATATACTCTCTTATAAAACTGCTTTTTAAAAATCCTTTTGATGTAGTTCACTGCCACGGCTTAAAAGCGGCATTATTGGGGGGGATCGCAGCCGGATTAACGGGATATAAAAACTGTATATATACTGTCCATAATGATGTTTCCTTTGATGCCGGTCAGAGAATTAAAAAAAAGGGTTATGAAACAGCAGAAAGGTTTTCTTCGTATTTCTTCAGGTATATAATAGCCGTCTCTGAAGGGCTGAAAAGGGAATTGACATCCAAAAGGGGAATCCCAGAGGAAAAAATTAAGGTTATACCGAATGGAATCGATGTGAAGAGATATAAGACATCCGGAAACGTAAACCGAATAAAGGAGCAGATGGGAATACCAAAAAATTCCCGTGTTATCGGCACTATTGCCAGATTCGCCCCCCAAAAGGATTTGAGTACCCTGCTAAGGGCAGTTTCCAGGCTGATTTCATTAGTTCCCGATGTGCGGTTTATCATGGTAGGCGACGGCCCCCTCCGGCCCCAATTAGAAAAGGAAGCCGAAAACTTAAATATCAGGGATAAAGTAATTTTTACCGGATACAGGCATGATATTCCTAAAATCTTGGGTATTATGGATGTTTTTGCTCTGTCTTCCAGGACAGAAGGAATGCCTATAACCGTTCTGGAAGCTATGGTCATGGAAAAAGCCGTTGTAGCTACCGGGGTCGGAGGTATCCCGGAAGTCGTAAAACACGGCGTATCGGGTATTCTCGTAAATCCCGGTGATGAAGCTGCCCTGGCGGGAGGGCTTTTAAGGGTTTTAAATGATAAGGAACTTGCCCAGGCCCTGGGGTCTGCCGGTAAGAAAACAATCCTGGAAAGGTATACTGTAGAGAAAATGCTCGAATCCACAGAACGGCTCTATCTGGAGATTTACAAAGAAACAAAAGAGAAACCGCAGCAGAAGAAAAAGCAGGATGGAGGTTAA